From Flavobacterium sp. 102, a single genomic window includes:
- a CDS encoding PASTA domain-containing protein, with translation MSLRKYLTSRVFFAQMLASMAIFAIIAYLFFHWITYTTNHGQEITVPDLSKLSAEQAEEKLDALDLDYIILDTVDFRPEFPKLTIVEQEPKAGAKVKEGRKIYIKINASTYTMVSVPDLIEKTYRQAVPTLEAVGLKEGTITYKPYLGKDMVLEVRMNGKKLKAGDKVLKSSKIDLVLGDGKVGFVDTVVDSTAVDSTEIMPLDE, from the coding sequence ATGAGTCTACGCAAATATTTAACCAGTCGGGTTTTCTTTGCCCAAATGCTTGCCTCCATGGCCATTTTTGCGATTATCGCTTATCTCTTTTTTCATTGGATTACTTACACGACCAATCACGGACAAGAAATTACGGTGCCGGATTTGAGTAAACTGTCAGCGGAGCAAGCTGAAGAGAAATTGGATGCCTTAGATTTAGACTATATTATTTTGGACACGGTTGATTTCAGACCGGAGTTTCCAAAGCTGACTATTGTTGAGCAAGAGCCTAAAGCAGGAGCAAAGGTAAAAGAAGGCAGAAAGATTTATATCAAAATTAATGCTTCCACTTATACCATGGTTTCTGTGCCTGATTTGATTGAGAAAACCTATCGTCAAGCGGTACCGACTTTGGAAGCGGTTGGTTTAAAAGAAGGAACGATTACCTATAAACCTTATTTGGGAAAAGATATGGTATTGGAAGTAAGAATGAATGGCAAGAAACTTAAGGCCGGAGATAAAGTACTGAAATCCTCTAAAATCGATTTGGTTTTAGGTGATGGAAAAGTTGGTTTTGTTGATACTGTTGTTGATTCTACCGCAGTTGATTCCACAGAAATAATGCCTTTAGATGAATAA
- a CDS encoding D-alanine--D-alanine ligase, producing MKKVAIIMGGYSSEYQISLKSGNVVYQFLDQTKYKGYRIHIFKEKWVYADENDNEFPIDRNDFSTTVNGEKINFDVVFNAIHGTPGEDGLMQAYFELLGIPQSSCDYYQAALTFNKRDLLSVLKPYGIKTATSCYLNLGDEINVEAILKTVGLPCFVKPNKSGSSFGISKVKSEAEFLPAIENAYKEDNEIIIESFLDGTEVSVGVINYKGKITVLPITEIVSENDFFDYEAKYLGKSQEITPARISDEMTAKVSAVAKKAYEVLKMSGFSRSEFIIVNGEPHMLEMNTIPGLTTESLIPQQAKEAGISLTDLFTNALELALNK from the coding sequence ATGAAAAAAGTAGCCATCATCATGGGCGGATATTCGAGCGAATATCAAATATCACTTAAAAGCGGCAATGTGGTTTATCAATTTTTAGACCAAACAAAATATAAAGGCTATCGCATTCATATTTTCAAAGAAAAATGGGTATATGCAGATGAAAATGACAACGAATTTCCTATTGACAGAAATGACTTTTCCACGACAGTAAATGGCGAAAAAATCAACTTTGATGTGGTGTTTAATGCCATTCACGGAACTCCGGGCGAAGATGGCTTAATGCAGGCTTACTTCGAATTGTTAGGGATTCCGCAAAGTTCTTGTGATTATTACCAAGCGGCTTTGACTTTTAACAAGCGTGATTTATTGTCGGTTTTAAAACCGTATGGAATCAAAACGGCGACTTCTTGTTACCTCAATCTGGGCGATGAAATTAATGTTGAAGCTATTCTGAAAACCGTTGGTTTGCCTTGTTTTGTAAAGCCCAACAAATCAGGGTCGAGTTTTGGCATTTCGAAAGTGAAGTCGGAAGCAGAATTTTTACCGGCGATTGAAAACGCCTATAAAGAAGACAACGAAATCATCATTGAAAGCTTCTTGGACGGCACCGAAGTTTCTGTTGGTGTCATTAATTACAAAGGAAAAATAACCGTTTTACCAATAACGGAAATCGTTTCAGAGAATGATTTCTTTGATTATGAAGCCAAATATTTAGGTAAATCTCAGGAAATCACTCCGGCGCGTATTTCAGATGAAATGACTGCAAAGGTTTCGGCTGTTGCCAAAAAAGCCTACGAGGTTTTAAAAATGAGCGGCTTTTCAAGAAGTGAATTCATCATCGTAAACGGTGAACCACATATGTTAGAAATGAATACCATTCCGGGATTAACAACCGAAAGTTTGATTCCGCAACAAGCCAAAGAAGCGGGCATTTCATTGACCGATTTATTTACTAACGCTTTGGAATTGGCTTTAAACAAATAA